In the Haloarcula salinisoli genome, CGTTGCCGTCCTGCTGTGCCGAGATAAGGTTCATCGTCCCAACGTCGAGTCCTTTTGCCATGAGTAGTTCACTAATATTTCCCCTATACCCCACATAAATGTACGTATCTACCTGATTTGTTATTGTTTTTAGCTGACTAGAGCGGCGCGAAGAGAACCATGAAAGATAATGCAACAGTCTCCAGAGCCCGACGAGAGGAGACGTGGTGTAGGTTCAGTTCCGACCGAGAAGCGCCGCAACGCGGTCCAGCAGGTTGCCCAGAACGGTTTCGTCCTCCTCCTGCTCGGCTTCTTTCCGTTTCTGCTCGCGGAGTTCGGCCAGCTTGTTAGTCTGGTCGTCGACCGTCGACGTCGAGCGGTCGGTCTGCTTCTGGCCGCCCTTGACCATCGCCAGGCCCTGAACCTGGTCGTCGACGCTGCTGCGGTGGACGCGTTCGGCCTCGACGTCCAGCCCAGTCGCGTCCATCTCCGCCTCGGTCTCGCTGGTCCGAATCTTCAGCTCGCTTCCTTCAGTCTTCTCGACGCCGCCCCACGTGAGGTCGACGTCTTCCATCGCGGACTCGATGTCCTGCTCGATTTGCTCGTCCGTGATCTCCTCGCCCGCGTCGTCGTCCTCGGCGGTGAAGTCACCGGGTCGGGGTTTCGCCCGGTCGATGTGGTAGGCGACCAGCGCGCCGCCGGTGGCCGCCAGCAGGGCGGCCAGACCGACGCCGTAGACGAACAGGACCTGGACGCTGTAGGTCGGGCCTGGTCCGACCGCCCAGCTGTACGGGTACGCCCAGACGAACCCGCCCAGGCCGACAAGCGAGATAGCTGAGCCGGTGGCCGCACCGTAGAGCGCGCGCTTGCTGACGGGCAGGAGTACGACGACGCTCGACAGCGTCGCGGGCAGGGCGAGCATCCCCGTCGCGATGGCCGCCTCCCGATAGATGAAGTCCGCCGACTCGCCGCCTGCTCCCGTCAACTGGCCGATGGCGCCGATGACGAACGCGGCGATACCGAACCCGATTCCCGCGAAGAACAGCGCGAACCCGAGATAGACGTCGACCTCGCGGTCCGGCTCGCCAATATACGTTCGATACCACTCGAAGAGTCGTCCGTCATCGGTGCCGTCTGTCATAGTAGTTCCTTATAGGGACCCCGTTGATAGAATCCTTTTCCGAACGCTGTGTAATCAGTCTTTCCCGCGTCGCAGTAAGGACTTTACCTGCCCCACCGCTACGCGCTGGTATGATATCACTGGACGAGGCGGTTACGGCGCGCCTCGAATCCCACGGACAGCGGTTCGAGGTACTGGTCGACCCCGACGCGGCACTGGCCATCAAACGCGAGGAGTTCGACGGCGACCTGGAGGACGTCATCGCCGCCGAGGACGTCTTCGAGGACGCCGACCGCGGCGACCGCCCGCCGGAGAACATGCTCGAAGAGGTGTTCGAGACCACCGAGCCGATGGATATCATCCCCGAAGTCATCAAGCGCGGCGAGATACAGATAACGGCCGACCAGCGCCGCGAGATGATGGAACAGAAGCACAAACAGCTCGTCCAGCGTATCACGCGCAACGCGGTCAACCCCCAGATGGACGACGCGCCCCACCCGCCCGAGCGCATCGAGTCGGCCCTGGAGGAGACTGACTTCCGAATCGACCCGATGGAGCCCGTCGAGACGCAGGTCGACGACGCCCTGGACGCCTTGCGGCCCGTAATTCCGATTCGCTTCGACGAGATAACCGTCGCCGTGCAGGTGCCCGCCGACTACGCCGGCAGCGCGCAGGCCAAAATTCGGACCTTCGGCGAACTGGAACGCGAGGAGTGGCAGGCCGACGGCTCCTGGGTCGGCGTGCTAACCTTCCCTGCGGGGATGCAAAACGACTTCTACGACGTGGTCAACGAGCACACGAGCGGCGAGGCCGAGACGCGAATCATCAAAGACGAAGACGAAATCGGAACGCGGTAAGTTCTGTTATCCTTGCTTGAAGCCGACGAGGAAGCCACCCGAGAAGCCGGCCGAGACGGGCAGGGCCGACAGCAGCGACGTAATCCAGCCCGGCGGTTGACTGGCGGCCGCGCCAGCACTGGAGGTCGTGTTCTTCGCGGCGCCGCCGATGGCCTGCCAGTTCACTTCGAGGATGCCACGAGTCTCCAGGAACTTGAACAGCGCCAGCTCGAGGCCGACGATGACCGCGATGAGCTTCGCGACCTTCTTTGCCGCGAAGCCGATGATACCACCGATGACGGCACCGGTACCCAGTTCCAGTCCGATTTGCTGGAGACTGAAATCCAGCTGTAACGCTAACCCTGCCATAGTGGATACCTACCCGTCACGCTGTATAGCCTTTGTGGGACTTCGGCCGATGTCCGGTGGTTTTCGACCCGACCCCTGAGATTAAATAATCGGACGGCCTACGTTCGGGTGAGTGACGGCGACACACACCACAGACAGCGCAGTCGTGGCCAAACGCGTCGACAGCGGCGAGGCCGACACGACGGAGATTCACGACCTCGCCCGAGCGGCTGGCTACGACGTGGTCGGGGAGATAACACAGACTCGCACCGAGGACCCGGCCTACCACCTCGGGGAGGGGAAGGTGACGCGGCTGGCAAACACCGTCGCCCGCGAGGGGGCACGGACGGTCATCTTCGACAACCAGCTGGGCCCCTATCAGACCTACAACATCGGGAACGAGCTCCCGACGGGCGTGACCGTGATGGACCGGTTCCGGCTCATCCTCGAGATATTCGGCCAGCGCGCCCAGACCCGGAAGGCACAGCTTCAGGTCGAACTCGCCGAGCTGCGCTACGAGCTGCCACGCGCGGAAGCCAAGGCCAGCCTCGCGAAACGCGACGAGCGCCCCGGCTTCATGGGGCTGGGCGAGTACGACGAGTCCCGCGAGGAGGACATCAAAAAGCAGATAGCCAACATCCGGGACGAGCTCGAATCCATCGAGGAGACCGAGCGACACCGGCGCAAACAACGCCGGGAGTCGGGCTTCGACCTCGTGGCGCTTGCTGGCTACACCAACGCCGGGAAATCGACGCTGCTGCGACGCCTCGCCGAGGACCTGGAGGTCGACCAGAACGAGGACCTGCATCCGGACCTCGACACGACCGCCGAGAGCGAGGACCGCCTGTTCACGACGCTCGGAACCACCACTCGTCGTGCCGCGGTCGGCAAGCGGGACGTGCTCGTCACCGATACGGTGGGGTTCATCGGGGACCTCCCCCACTGGCTCGTCGAGTCGTTCAAGTCCACGCTCGACTCGGTGTACCGGGCCGACCTCGTCTTGCTCGTCGTCGACATCTCCGAGTCCGTCCAGGAGATACGCGAGAAGCTGGTGACGAGTCACGATACCCTCTACGAGCGCAACGAGGCCCCTATCGTGACGGTGCTGAACAAGACCGACACGGTCGACGACGAGGAAATCGAGCGGAAACGCGAGGCTCTCTCCGCACTGGCCCCGAACCCGGTCGCAGTCAGCGCCGCCGAGGGGCTGAACATCGAGGCGCTGGCCGAGCGAATCGACCTCGAGCTACCCGATTACGAACGCGAGCGGCTGGTGCTGCCGATGACCGACGAGACGATGAGCGTCGTCTCCTGGATTCACGACCACGCCCACGTCGAGACCGTCGACTACGGCGACGAGGTGGTCATCGAGTTCGAGGCACGGCCCGCCATCGTCGAGCAGTCCCGGTCGAAGGCGGGCGACCTCGTCGGCGCGTCGGCCTGATTCCCGACCCGGCTCAGCCCCACAGCACACTCGGAATCGCTTCTGGCAGGTCCGTCGCGACCAGCCCCGAGCCGTACTCCTCGACGACTGTGTCCCCGGCGGCACCGTTGGCGTACGCCCCGACAGCCGCGGCGTGGTGCGGTTCGAGCACGCAGGAAAGCGCACCAGTCACCCCGGCCAGCACGTCGCCGGTCCCGCCGACGGTCATCCCCGCGTTGCCGGTGCGGCTGACCCGTGTCCGCTCGCCGTCGGAGACGATGTCGTAGGCGCCCTTCACGAGCAGCGTGTGGCCGACATCGGCGGCGAACGCTTCCACGAGGTCGGCCCGCTCGCGCCAGTCGTCACTGGTCTCCCCGCCCATCTTCACGAGTTCGCCCTGGTGGGGCGTACAGACCAGCTCGGCGTCGGTCTCGACCTCGGGAACGACCTGCAGGCCGTCGGCGTCGACGACGGCGGTACCGGCGAACCGCTCCAGGAGGGCGCCGACTGCGTCGACGGTGGTCTCGGCACCGCCCAGTCCCGGTCCGAGGACGAGCGTGTCGTGGTCGGCCGCGAGGTCGGCCAGCCAGTCGACGTGGGTCGGCGCGAGTCTGTCGCCGTCGTAGGCCCGGACGATGAGGTTCTCGCTGTACCCCTGTATCTCGCGGGCGACGGCGTCGGGCGCGGCGACGCGGACCAGGTCCGCACCCGCCCGGAGCGCCGCCTGGCCAGCCAGTGCCGGTGCGCCGGTGTATGGACCGCCACCGACGACCAGCACCTCGCCGTTGTCGCCCTTGTGGCTCGCTGGGTCCCGCGAGAGCCGCTGGAGGTCGCCCCGTTCGACGAACCGCTGGGCGGCCTCTGGGATGCCGATGTCGGCGACGGTGACCGACGCCGCGAGCTCGTCCAGCCCCGGCTTCGTATCGTGGAACGTGACGACGTGGTCGGCTTCGACGGCGTTGTCGACGAGCGCGCCCGTCTCGCAGTTGAGACCGGAGGGGACGTCTACCGAGAGAACCGTGGCCTCGGCGTCGTTCATCGCCGCGGCGGCGGTGGCGGCCGGTTCGCGCAGCGCGCCGCTGATACCGGTCCCGAGCATCGCGTCGACAGCGAGGTCGGGGTCGCCGAGCTCGAAGCCGGCGCTGTCGCGGACCTGTTCGGTCGGGTAGTCGGCCGACTGGAGGGCGTCCCAGTTCGCCCGCGAGATGTCGGTAGTGATGGTCTCGGGTCGGCCCAGGAGACAGATTCTCAGGTCGTGGTCGTCCAGAAATCGCGCGGCCACGAGCGCGTCGCCGCCGTTGTTCCCGCGGCCGGCGACGACGGTGACCGAGCTGCCGGGGTCCGCGTGCGCTCGGACCGCCCGCGCGACGGCGTTCCCGGACGATTCCATCAACTGCCTGCGCGGGACGCCCAGGGCCGCGGCGTTTTCGTCGACGACGGCCATCTCGGAGCCAGTGAGCATACCGGCGCTTGGCCCGCCACCGCCCTAACGATGGGGGCTCAGTACGCTATCTCGAACCCGTCTATCCCCTCGGGCTCCTCCTCCTCGACCTCGACTGTGCTGACGCTGGCCATGTCGCTGCCCTCGTAACAGAAGTCGACCATCGCGTCGACGGCCGCCGGGTCGCCCTCGAACACCGCTTCGACGCGCCCGTCGTCCAGATTCTTCACCCAGCCGTCGACGCCCTGCTCCTGTGCGTTGTCCCGCGTCGTCGCCCGGAAGAAGACGCCCTGGACTCGACCCGAGACGTACACGTGTGCTCGCTTGCGTGCCATGGGTCGGGATTCTTGCGGGTGGCAGTTATGTTCGGTGGTCGAGACACTGTTTGTGGTGTTTCGCCGGTCCGTCGTCCAATCGGCGCGCAGCGCCGCAACGGCGCTACAGGTCCCGACCGCCGGAACGGAGATAGTGGAACAGATACGTCTGCGTGTAGCCGGCGTACTCGCCGCCCAGCGTCTCCCGAATCGCCCGTGAAGTGTCGGTGTAGTTACCACGGTCACACTCTGGGTAGAACTCGGCGATGGTCGTCTGAATCCACGTATCCAGCGGGACGGCTTCGAGGTAGCCCAGCGAGAACAGCAGGATGCAGTCGGCCACCTTGTCGCCGACGCCGACGAACTGCGTGAGGTGGTCGCGGGCGTCCTCGAAGGCCATGCCCCGCGCGTCCTCGGGGTCGGCCTCGCCGCTGGCGACCAGCTCCGCCGAGCGCTTGACGTAGGGAGCGCGGTAGCCCAGACTCAACTCCCGGAGGTCGGCCTCGCTGGCGTTCGCGAGGGCCTCGGGCGTGGGGAACGCACGATACGTCCCGCCGTCGAACGCGACCGGCTCCCCGAACTCCCGGCGCAGCGCCTGCTGCATCCCGTGGATGCGACCGACGCGCATCTGGGCCGAGCAGATAAACGAGATGAGCGTCGGGAAGGGCGGGTCGCGGACGATGCGCATCCCCCAGTAGGCGTCGAAGGCCTCCTCGACGACGGCGTCAGACGGGGCCGTCTCGCGAATCGCCGGCAGGTCGTCGTCGAGGCCGAGCAGCGTGTGGAGCGCGTCGGCGGCGTCGAACGTCGCCGCCCACTCCAGGGCGCCGTCGGTCTGGCGCACCCGGACGACCTCGGGCTCGCCGTCGACCCGCAGCGTCGTCCAGTACCCGGCGTCGCCGCCGCTGGCGGCGGTCCGCTCGTACATCTGCCCGTCCTCGCGGTCCCAGAGATACGACTGGCCGCTCTCGACGGTCGCCTGCAGGTCGATACCGCCCGGCAGCGACGCCACGTCGATGGCTCCCCGTTCCATTGGCGGGTGGTTAGCGTGGAGACGCTTCGGGGTTTCTATCCGCTACCGCCGAGGGCGTCGCGGTGTCAGACCGCCGTGTCGACCCGGTGGCGCACGAGCGCGATGGCCACGACCACGCCGAGGGCCGCGATAGCGGCCGCCTGTGGTGCCGTCACCGGGACGCCGAGGACACCACCGAGGCCGGAGACGAGCGTGAACGCGAGAAACAGCGGGAGGACGACGGCGACGGTGTAGTACCACGGTCGCCCCGTCATCCGTGCGACGGTGCCGGCACCGGTCCGGTACTCGTCTATGGCCGCTGGACCGAGGACCCACCCCACGAACAGCAGGAACCCGAGCAACCCGGCGGTCAGCGCGAGGTTGGCGATGGTGTCAGCGAGCAGCGCGAACAGTCCCGGCGACAGCGCGGCGAGACTGCCCGTGAGGAGAAAGAGCCCCCCGACGCCGGCCGTCGCCCGAGCGCGCGTGATGTCGTGTTCGTCCACCAGATAGGCCACGAGCACTTCGAAGATGCTGATGGCCGAGGAGAGTGCCGCAAGCAGGACGACGCCGAAAAAGACCACGCCGACGACGCGACTGTACGGCAGGTCGGCGAACGCGCCGGCGAGACCGACAAACAGCGCGCCGGGGCCACCCTCGCCCGGCGAGACGCCCAGCGAGAACAGCAGGGGGAAGATGACCAGCCCGGCGAGGACGCCGATGCCCGTGTTCAACACGGCGATGATGGTTCCGTCGGCGGCCAGCGAGCGGTCCTCGTCGATGTAGGAGGCGTAGGTAAGCATCGCGCCGGCCCCGACCGAGAGGGTAAAGAGCGCCTGCCCGGCCGCGGCGACGAGCACGTCGAAGAAGTTCGCCCGGAGGTACGCCACGTCGAGCGAGAGGTAGAACTCGTAGCCGCCGGCGCTGCCGGGGAGGGTCCAGGCCCAGACGGCGAGGCCGCCAAACAGGACGACGATGCCCGGCACCATCACTGTCGTCGCCAGCTCGATACCTCGGTCGACGCCAGCGTAGACGACGGCCACCGTCGCGAGCAGGAACAGAGCGTGAAAGGCGGCGGCGCCGACACCGAAATCGATGGCGGCGAAGTACTGCTGGGGCGCTCCGAAGTACGCCCCGGTCGCGCTGGCGGCGGTGTAGCGGAGAATCCAGCCGCCGACTACCGAGTAAAACGAGAGGACGACCACGGACGCAAACAGCGCAACGCCGCCGAGGACGCGCCAGGGGCGGCCACCCAGCTCCCCGAAGGCACCGACCGGGTTACGGCGGCTTCGCCGGCCGATGACCATCTCGCCGAGCAGTCCCGGCACGCCGACCAGGACGATGACGAGGACGTACAGCAACAGGAACGCGGCGCCCCCGTTGGTCGCAGTCAGCCAGGGAAACCGCCATATATTGCCGAGACCGACGGCACTGCCGACGGCAGCGAGGACGAACCCGAGCCGGGTCCGCCACGTGGCTCGTGTCATCGTCTCGGGCTCCTCCCACTCACGCAAAAGCCTGTCGAGTGTGGCCGAAACACGTCAGAACGGCGCGAAGAAGGCGCCGTCCTCGACGAGGAACAGTTCGTTGATCCCGAGTGCCAGCGTGGCCAGCACAGCGACCACGACGACCACGCGGAGCGTCCAGAGCCACGCCGACCCGCCGGCGCCCAGCCCACCGGTCCCCTCGCGCAGCTCGGCGACGGCGTCGGCCCCGAGTACCCACCCGACGAAAATCGTCGTGGCGAGCACCGACAGCGGGAGAAAGAGCTGGTAGGCCACGCTGTCGAACCAGGTCAGCCATCCCGTATCCCACGCCGAGGGCAGCCCCAGCACGAAGAGCCCGACACCGATGACCGGCGCGAGCACCGTCCGGGGCACGTCGTAGTTGTCGTTGGCGTAGGCGACGGTCACCTCGAGCAGGCTGATGGCCGAGGACAGCGCCGCGATGAGGACGACGCCGAAGAAGACGACACCGAACAGCCGACCGAACGGAACAGAGCCAAAGCCCGCGGCGGTGGCGACGAACAGCGCGCCCGCGCCGCCGCTCTCGGTCGTGATCTCGGCACCGATGGTCAGCAGGATGGGGAAGACGACGAGTCCGGCCAGCACGCCGACGAGCGTGTTCGTCACGACGATGGCCCCGCCGTCGACGACGAGGTTGTCGTCGCCACCGACGTATGAGGAGTACGTCACCATGATGGCCATCCCCAGCGAGAGCGTGAAGAAGGCCTGCCCGACCGCGAAGGGGATGATGCTCCCGGCGTTTGCGACCATCTCACCCAGGTCCGGTGAGAGGAAGAAGTCGTAGCCCGCACCGGCGCCGGGCAGGGTCGTCACCCAGACGGCCAGGGCGACCATCAGGAGGAGGATGCTCGGTACCATCAGCTTCGTCGCGGTCTCGATGCCGTCCTCGACGCCGAGCGAGACGATGCCGACCACCAGTGCCAGGAAGAGCGCCTGGGCGAGCACCGCCTCCGGCCCCGCCGACACCGCGCCGAAGTAGCCCGCCGGGTCCCCGAAGTACGCGCCCCGGGCGCTCCCCAGAACGTAGCGCAGCACCCACCCGCCGACGACGTTGTAGTACGAGAGGATCCAAAAGCCCGTGAGCACGGCCAGCGCGCCCACGGCCCGCCACTGCCGGTGGCCCAGCCGCTCGAAGGCGTCGACAGCGTTGACGTGGGTCCGTCGCCCCAGCACGAACTCCGCGAGCATCGCCGGGAAGCCGATGAGCGCGACGGCGAGGAGGTAGAAGACGACGAACGCCGCTCCGCCGTTGGTCGCGGTCTTGAACGGGAACTGCCAGAGGTTCCCGAGACCGACTGCGCTCCCGATGGCTGCCAGTACAAAGCCGGGACGGGTCGCCCACGTTTCACGGTCTGCCATTTTCCGTGCCGAGCTACTCCCGCGCTGCTGTTAACAACTGCGATTGTTTTATTTTTGGCTGACTGTAGTGCCACGGCGTCCAACAGATAGCGACTGCTCAGTCACCGACCAGGCGGCGACCGGGACGCCGGGGCGCGTCGTGCGCTATTGCTGTCCGGCTCACTGCTCGCAGGTCGTTCCTCCCCGTCGTCGGGCGGCTATGCCGCCCGACTGCCTGCGGGACCTTCGGTCCCGCTCCGCTCGCAATTCGAGGAAGCTCCTTGCGGTCGCTTCTTCGCCCCGTTAGCCGTTGTCGGGCGGCTTTGCCGCCCGACTGCTTGAGGGACCTCCGGTCCCTCTCCGGTTCGCTTCGAGGTGCTTCCCTGCGGTCAGCACCTCGCTAGGCTTCACCGTAGACCGGCACGGCGGCGCCACTAGTTACCCCCGCCGCGTCGGAGCACAGAAACAGCATGACGGCGGCGATTTCCTCGGGGTCGACCCACGCGTCGAAGTCGGCGTCGGGCATCATGTCGCGGTTCATCGGCGTATCGATGACGCTCGGCATGACGCTGTTTGCTCGCACCGTGCCGAGGTTCTCCTCGGCGATGGTCTCGGTCAGGATGCGAACGCCGGCTTTGGTCGCCCGGTAGAGACCGTCTCCTTCGCCGCCCTCCAGCGAGGAGCGAGCGGAGACGGAGACGATGGCACCCCCGGTCTCTTGGACGTGCGGGAGCGCGTGTTTCGAAGCCAGGAACATCGTCTTGAGGTTGACGCCGAAGAGGAAATCGAAGGTGTCAGCGTCGGTCTCGTGGATGGGGTCGCCGCCGCGCCACGTCCCGGCGATGTTCAGGAGGTAGTCCAGCCGGCCGTGTTCCTCGACGATGGCCTCGATTGTGTCGGCGACCTCTCCCTCGTCGGTGAAGTCGCCCTGGTGGAAGTGGATGCGGCCGGGGTCGTCGAGCTGGAAGTCGTCGCTGTCGGGAGCGACGACGTCGGCGCCACAGACCGTGGCGCCCGCTTCCAGGAAGGCGTTGGCGACGGAACTGCCCAGCGCCCCGCCGACGCCGGTGACCAGTGCGACCTCACCGTCGAAGTTGAAGCTGACGGACATATGTGGATTGACGGGTCGGGACCGCAAAAAATCGGGGGATGGGCTGCGTCCCGGTGTGACAATCGGCGTCTGTGCCGCTGTCTCGGGACGCCAGACCAGATTGAGAGCCTCTCCCAGAACTCTCCGCGTGCTGCCGTAGGTTGGATTTATGATATTTCGGTATCACATACTCGTATGCACAGACAACACGGGCTGACGGAGAACAGAGGCATAAACGAGGCCGCGATGACGAACGCCGGCCCGGTCCGGAGCCACCGCTTCGGGAACCGTTTTGCCGAGCTCGACGTGTACGACCGGTCGCCGGCGTTTCTCCGTCGGCTGGGGAGTGCGGGCGGGCCGCTGTTTGGCGGCTCGGACCCCGACGACGACGCGGAGCTGCCCGCCGGTATCGCCTTCTTCGGGCAGTTCGTCGACCACGACGTCACGTTCGACCCGACCTCCGCCATCGACCGGCGTAACGACCCGGCTGCGCTACGGAACTTCAGGACACCAGCGCTGGACCTGGACTCAGTCTACGGCACTGGCCCGGAGGTCAGTCCAGAGCTGTACGACGGCCGAGACCCCGACGGGGCGAAGCTCCTTACCGGGACCGACGGCGACCCTGTGCCCGGCGACGAGGACGCCCCGCGGGTCGCCCGCTACGGTGCGACTGACCTCCAGCGCAACGAGCAGGGCGTCGCGATACTCCCCGACCCGCGGAACGACGAGAACGTTGTCATCTCGCAGTTACAGCTGGCGTTCGTCAAGTTCCACAACCGGGTTGTCGACTACGTCCGGTCCGGCCCCGGTCACGGGCTCGTCAGGGCTGGCGAGGACTACTTCGATGCCGCGGAACGACTCACCCGCTGGCACTACCAGTGGCTCGTCACCGAACTGTTCCTTCCGGCGATCTGTGACGGCTCTGTACTGGACGACATCGAGGCAACCGGTCGGCAGTACTTCCTGCTGGGCGACCGAATCGCGATACCCGTGGAGTTTGCCGGCGCCGCCTACCGGTACGGCCACAGCCAGATTCGAGACACGTACACCGTCAACAGCGAGACAACGGACGTGGAGTTCTTCCCCGGTCCCTCCGTCGAGACACTCGTTGACCTCTTTGCGGATGCCGACCCCGATAATCCGCCGGACGTGTCGGCGATGGCTGACGCAGAGAGCGGGGCGGAGATGGGGGGGCAGAGCCTCGCTGGTGGGGGACCAGTCCCGAACGAGCTGCTCGTCGACTGGGGCCATTTCTTCGACTGCGGGGACGGGACGACGCCACAGCCAGCACGCAAGATCGACCCGCAGCTCCCGCCGGCCCTGTTCCTCCTGCCGTTCGTTCCGGAGGGTGAGGAGCAGTCGCTGGCCGCCCGGAACCTGCTTCGAGGCGTCGCACTCGGCTTGCCGGGGGGGCAAGCCGTCGCCGAAGCGATGGATATCACGCCGCTCTCGAACGCCGAACTCCCGCTGACCGACGACCGGAGCTTCCAGTCGTATCTCCGGAGCCAGTGTCGCGGTGCCGACGAGGACGCCCCGCTCTGGCTGTACGTCCTCGCCGAAGCCGAGGCCCAGCAGGACGGTCACAGTCTCGGGGCGGTCGGGAGCCGCATCGTCGCGGAGGTCCTCCTCGGGATGATCGATGCCGACCCCGACGCCTATCGCAACGTCGACCCCGGATGGCGGCCCGCGCTCCCGCGACCAGTATCGAGTCCCGAACTGGACGACCCGCACACGTCGACCGCGCCATACGGGTTCGGTGACTTCCTGCAGTTCGCGACCGGTCCGGTCCCCGACGGGCTCGAAATCGCCGCTGTCGACGCCGACGGCTCCGGTGGGGCGCCGGCCCCCGACACTGTCGACGAGGCTACGGGCGGCGAGGCTGTCGTGCTGGAACATACGGGTGCCGGCCCGCTGTCGCTCGCCCACCACGCCATCGATTTCGAGGACGACCAGACGAACGAGTTCGGGGACATCACGCTGTCGCCGGGCGAGTCGCTCGTCGTCTACACCGGCAGCGACGACCTGGAGAGCGAGGACTACCGTGTCCTCACGCTGGGCTACTCACAGCCGGTCATCGACAACACCGGCGAGAGTGTCACCGTCACGACGCCGACCAACGAGGTCAGCGCGTTCGCCCGCTTCGAACCCTAGACTACGCTCGCTGACAGTCACAGCCCCGCGCTTCGAGCAGCTCGGTGACGGAGTACTG is a window encoding:
- a CDS encoding sodium-dependent transporter, whose protein sequence is MADRETWATRPGFVLAAIGSAVGLGNLWQFPFKTATNGGAAFVVFYLLAVALIGFPAMLAEFVLGRRTHVNAVDAFERLGHRQWRAVGALAVLTGFWILSYYNVVGGWVLRYVLGSARGAYFGDPAGYFGAVSAGPEAVLAQALFLALVVGIVSLGVEDGIETATKLMVPSILLLMVALAVWVTTLPGAGAGYDFFLSPDLGEMVANAGSIIPFAVGQAFFTLSLGMAIMVTYSSYVGGDDNLVVDGGAIVVTNTLVGVLAGLVVFPILLTIGAEITTESGGAGALFVATAAGFGSVPFGRLFGVVFFGVVLIAALSSAISLLEVTVAYANDNYDVPRTVLAPVIGVGLFVLGLPSAWDTGWLTWFDSVAYQLFLPLSVLATTIFVGWVLGADAVAELREGTGGLGAGGSAWLWTLRVVVVVAVLATLALGINELFLVEDGAFFAPF
- a CDS encoding ribosome assembly factor SBDS — translated: MISLDEAVTARLESHGQRFEVLVDPDAALAIKREEFDGDLEDVIAAEDVFEDADRGDRPPENMLEEVFETTEPMDIIPEVIKRGEIQITADQRREMMEQKHKQLVQRITRNAVNPQMDDAPHPPERIESALEETDFRIDPMEPVETQVDDALDALRPVIPIRFDEITVAVQVPADYAGSAQAKIRTFGELEREEWQADGSWVGVLTFPAGMQNDFYDVVNEHTSGEAETRIIKDEDEIGTR
- the hflX gene encoding GTPase HflX — its product is MTATHTTDSAVVAKRVDSGEADTTEIHDLARAAGYDVVGEITQTRTEDPAYHLGEGKVTRLANTVAREGARTVIFDNQLGPYQTYNIGNELPTGVTVMDRFRLILEIFGQRAQTRKAQLQVELAELRYELPRAEAKASLAKRDERPGFMGLGEYDESREEDIKKQIANIRDELESIEETERHRRKQRRESGFDLVALAGYTNAGKSTLLRRLAEDLEVDQNEDLHPDLDTTAESEDRLFTTLGTTTRRAAVGKRDVLVTDTVGFIGDLPHWLVESFKSTLDSVYRADLVLLVVDISESVQEIREKLVTSHDTLYERNEAPIVTVLNKTDTVDDEEIERKREALSALAPNPVAVSAAEGLNIEALAERIDLELPDYERERLVLPMTDETMSVVSWIHDHAHVETVDYGDEVVIEFEARPAIVEQSRSKAGDLVGASA
- a CDS encoding FUN14 domain-containing protein, yielding MAGLALQLDFSLQQIGLELGTGAVIGGIIGFAAKKVAKLIAVIVGLELALFKFLETRGILEVNWQAIGGAAKNTTSSAGAAASQPPGWITSLLSALPVSAGFSGGFLVGFKQG
- a CDS encoding NAD(P)H-hydrate dehydratase; the protein is MLTGSEMAVVDENAAALGVPRRQLMESSGNAVARAVRAHADPGSSVTVVAGRGNNGGDALVAARFLDDHDLRICLLGRPETITTDISRANWDALQSADYPTEQVRDSAGFELGDPDLAVDAMLGTGISGALREPAATAAAAMNDAEATVLSVDVPSGLNCETGALVDNAVEADHVVTFHDTKPGLDELAASVTVADIGIPEAAQRFVERGDLQRLSRDPASHKGDNGEVLVVGGGPYTGAPALAGQAALRAGADLVRVAAPDAVAREIQGYSENLIVRAYDGDRLAPTHVDWLADLAADHDTLVLGPGLGGAETTVDAVGALLERFAGTAVVDADGLQVVPEVETDAELVCTPHQGELVKMGGETSDDWRERADLVEAFAADVGHTLLVKGAYDIVSDGERTRVSRTGNAGMTVGGTGDVLAGVTGALSCVLEPHHAAAVGAYANGAAGDTVVEEYGSGLVATDLPEAIPSVLWG
- a CDS encoding DUF7139 domain-containing protein; protein product: MTDGTDDGRLFEWYRTYIGEPDREVDVYLGFALFFAGIGFGIAAFVIGAIGQLTGAGGESADFIYREAAIATGMLALPATLSSVVVLLPVSKRALYGAATGSAISLVGLGGFVWAYPYSWAVGPGPTYSVQVLFVYGVGLAALLAATGGALVAYHIDRAKPRPGDFTAEDDDAGEEITDEQIEQDIESAMEDVDLTWGGVEKTEGSELKIRTSETEAEMDATGLDVEAERVHRSSVDDQVQGLAMVKGGQKQTDRSTSTVDDQTNKLAELREQKRKEAEQEEDETVLGNLLDRVAALLGRN
- a CDS encoding acylphosphatase, which encodes MARKRAHVYVSGRVQGVFFRATTRDNAQEQGVDGWVKNLDDGRVEAVFEGDPAAVDAMVDFCYEGSDMASVSTVEVEEEEPEGIDGFEIAY
- a CDS encoding sodium-dependent transporter, whose product is MTRATWRTRLGFVLAAVGSAVGLGNIWRFPWLTATNGGAAFLLLYVLVIVLVGVPGLLGEMVIGRRSRRNPVGAFGELGGRPWRVLGGVALFASVVVLSFYSVVGGWILRYTAASATGAYFGAPQQYFAAIDFGVGAAAFHALFLLATVAVVYAGVDRGIELATTVMVPGIVVLFGGLAVWAWTLPGSAGGYEFYLSLDVAYLRANFFDVLVAAAGQALFTLSVGAGAMLTYASYIDEDRSLAADGTIIAVLNTGIGVLAGLVIFPLLFSLGVSPGEGGPGALFVGLAGAFADLPYSRVVGVVFFGVVLLAALSSAISIFEVLVAYLVDEHDITRARATAGVGGLFLLTGSLAALSPGLFALLADTIANLALTAGLLGFLLFVGWVLGPAAIDEYRTGAGTVARMTGRPWYYTVAVVLPLFLAFTLVSGLGGVLGVPVTAPQAAAIAALGVVVAIALVRHRVDTAV
- a CDS encoding DNA-3-methyladenine glycosylase family protein; its protein translation is MERGAIDVASLPGGIDLQATVESGQSYLWDREDGQMYERTAASGGDAGYWTTLRVDGEPEVVRVRQTDGALEWAATFDAADALHTLLGLDDDLPAIRETAPSDAVVEEAFDAYWGMRIVRDPPFPTLISFICSAQMRVGRIHGMQQALRREFGEPVAFDGGTYRAFPTPEALANASEADLRELSLGYRAPYVKRSAELVASGEADPEDARGMAFEDARDHLTQFVGVGDKVADCILLFSLGYLEAVPLDTWIQTTIAEFYPECDRGNYTDTSRAIRETLGGEYAGYTQTYLFHYLRSGGRDL